The proteins below come from a single Phycisphaeraceae bacterium genomic window:
- the rho gene encoding transcription termination factor Rho: MTITELQRMEIDEIFKVAEDEGLEDYHQTPKQDLIFKILKARAARLGIMFGEGTLEIMPDGFGFLRSPEQSYLPGPDDIYVSPSQIRRFGLRKGMTVRGAIRPPKESERYFALLKVETVNGRNPAKIHDIVNFEDLTPLHPEERFVMETTPDEIEMRIVDLVAPVGKGQRALIVAPPRTGKTVLLQKMTRAITKNYPKVRIIVLLVDERPEEVTDFRRHTAPEVEVVASTFDEQSSRHVAVAEVVIEKAKRMVEFGDDVVILLDSITRLARAYNSEMPHSGKIMTGGLDSNALQRPKKFFGAARAIERGGSLTIIGTALVDTGSKMDEVIFEEFKGTGNSELHLDRRLVEKRIYPAIDVAASGTRREELLMDPKELELVYRLRKVLADMNVVEAMELLKARMKKVKTNAEFLMTMAMG; the protein is encoded by the coding sequence CTGACGATCACCGAACTTCAGCGCATGGAGATTGACGAGATCTTCAAAGTTGCTGAGGATGAAGGCCTCGAAGACTACCACCAGACACCCAAGCAGGATCTGATCTTCAAGATTCTCAAGGCCCGGGCAGCACGGCTCGGGATCATGTTCGGCGAAGGCACGCTCGAAATCATGCCCGACGGGTTCGGATTCCTCCGCAGCCCCGAGCAGTCATACCTGCCCGGACCGGACGACATTTACGTCAGCCCCAGCCAGATTCGACGCTTTGGGTTGCGCAAGGGCATGACCGTGCGGGGTGCAATCCGTCCGCCGAAGGAAAGCGAGCGGTACTTCGCACTTCTCAAGGTCGAAACCGTCAACGGCCGCAACCCGGCCAAGATTCACGACATCGTGAACTTCGAAGACCTGACCCCGCTGCATCCCGAAGAGCGCTTTGTGATGGAAACCACGCCCGATGAGATCGAAATGCGAATCGTCGATCTTGTCGCTCCGGTCGGGAAAGGACAGCGTGCACTCATCGTCGCCCCGCCTCGCACCGGCAAGACTGTCCTGCTCCAGAAGATGACGCGCGCGATCACCAAGAACTACCCCAAAGTCAGAATAATCGTGCTTCTGGTCGACGAAAGACCCGAAGAAGTCACGGACTTTCGTCGGCACACCGCTCCCGAAGTCGAAGTTGTGGCATCGACTTTCGACGAGCAATCCAGTCGCCACGTCGCAGTGGCCGAGGTCGTCATCGAGAAGGCCAAGCGCATGGTCGAGTTTGGTGACGATGTCGTGATCCTGCTCGATTCCATCACGCGCCTGGCGCGGGCGTACAACTCCGAGATGCCGCACTCGGGCAAGATCATGACCGGCGGCCTCGACTCCAACGCCCTTCAACGCCCCAAGAAGTTCTTCGGCGCTGCCCGCGCGATCGAACGTGGCGGTTCGCTGACCATTATCGGCACCGCACTGGTTGATACCGGGTCGAAGATGGACGAAGTCATCTTCGAGGAGTTCAAAGGCACCGGTAACTCGGAGTTGCACCTTGATCGCCGCCTGGTTGAGAAGCGCATTTACCCGGCCATCGATGTCGCGGCTTCGGGTACGCGTCGCGAAGAACTCCTCATGGACCCGAAGGAACTCGAACTGGTCTATCGCCTGCGCAAGGTGCTGGCCGACATGAACGTGGTCGAGGCCATGGAACTGCTCAAGGCAAGGATGAAGAAGGTCAAGACCAACGCAGAGTTCCTGATGACTATGGCCATGGGATAA